A single Clostridium taeniosporum DNA region contains:
- a CDS encoding TetR/AcrR family transcriptional regulator produces the protein MERKTRIPTQKRALEKYNRVLEAAYKLFNEKGYYNTTTADIAKEADVATGSVYAYFEDKKNIYIKIIENLNEKFIYPTHNFWVENVDKKLNNPKEAKELFKLFIKMMIKNHDFSKTFHDEMEALTLLDEDIAMIRREQEKRRDENIADIFRVLSIPFKGEEEKNIFFHYSFFIIDDLCHKIIYNDEMKDMDLCIEKCVNMLYCLFEDCTDYINK, from the coding sequence ATGGAAAGAAAAACAAGGATACCAACTCAAAAAAGAGCTTTAGAAAAATATAATAGAGTATTAGAAGCAGCTTATAAATTATTCAATGAAAAAGGTTATTACAATACCACTACAGCAGACATAGCTAAAGAAGCAGATGTTGCTACAGGCTCTGTATATGCCTATTTTGAAGATAAGAAGAATATTTATATTAAAATAATTGAAAACCTTAATGAAAAATTTATATATCCAACCCATAACTTTTGGGTAGAGAATGTTGATAAAAAACTTAATAATCCAAAAGAAGCAAAAGAACTTTTTAAGTTATTTATAAAAATGATGATAAAAAATCATGATTTTTCTAAAACATTTCACGATGAAATGGAAGCATTAACACTTTTGGATGAAGATATCGCTATGATAAGAAGAGAACAAGAAAAACGTAGGGATGAAAATATAGCAGATATTTTTAGAGTTTTATCTATACCTTTTAAAGGAGAAGAAGAAAAAAACATATTTTTTCATTACTCATTTTTCATAATTGATGACCTATGTCATAAAATTATATACAATGATGAAATGAAAGATATGGATTTATGTATTGAAAAATGTGTTAATATGCTATACTGTTTGTTTGAGGATTGTACGGATTATATAAACAAATAA